A portion of the Lolium rigidum isolate FL_2022 chromosome 1, APGP_CSIRO_Lrig_0.1, whole genome shotgun sequence genome contains these proteins:
- the LOC124702646 gene encoding uncharacterized protein LOC124702646 codes for MEAVELEDSGEHQQPLEASLASDVIYEDAPVCPCIGIEHQAEIPNLCTEDERHQLMASPLESMLPGFDFPVTIGLAVPVVWGPSEVHKEEGLGIHHSSETEARASCQDEDGRVTSVCPTSNSISDHDSTYQDPDPVVPVDHIESDGNRAQDGNLAPCSTREDPDFANNPMMKQVEVDQFTPLPYSSTSLWSGIEAECFLLGLYIFGKNLSLLSRFVGNKTIGDVLCYYYGKFYKRDAYKRWSDCRKARTRRCILGERIFTSWRQQEIISRLKSVALKEAHDSLAEIFKSFNDGQTSLEDFVFALKSTVGIEAVVEAVGIGKEKHDLTGFVLDPSKPNQALSGHPDMPTGKDCSSLASEDIIKFLTGDFRRSKTRSNDLFWEAVWPRLLARGWHSEQPKDVSTTKNSLVFLVPGIKRFSRGDLTRGTHYFDSVSDVLKQVAADPVLLDIEVGGMDYGVTAEQNGDATDLNLNQDDPLDGNQELPRYTIIDTTLVQGAEPLRVRELRRLPADAKIRPGTSRHSRNIVNVSSSEEQDVNNRLLVDQEYCGQVAADVNDTEMVWAYNVGKETQDDSLQNMMAASCSDFPVNGHSSNGSGNKIDLTCLFDPKRKTERRKYLSPVSKRRRLSSCNTDQTSRRSFNFSKGDGSAKEKIKAPSTSSKPTVRDVCGNFRIKTTAGCSTEKPREQIRDASNALTSDRWNEKMKVKNLNEHKKVNVKNLNDKSFECKVDTVPEVYSKITITEAKFGKGAQVSSLAGQVKQEAPLDGKTSARVRAMPSDDHGHMKSEEVPSISNGNQVRDPEVTGGPANPQADLASQADSRRHGTRNRPPTAKALEAVALGFLGGKRKGEPKSPGTSRPPQRPRKPSKDWVYAPTSSDTDNPSMEPDSPR; via the exons ATGGAGGCAGTTGAGCTCGAAGACAGTGGTGAGCACCAACAACCTTTGGAAGCTTCTCTTGCTTCAGATGTTATATATGAGGACGCGCCTGTATGTCCGTGCATTGGAATTGAGCACCAGGCAGAAATCCCGAATCTGTGCACAGAGGATGAGCGCCATCAGCTCATGGCCAGCCCGCTTGAAAGCATGCTACCTGGTTTTGATTTCCCTGTCACGATTGGGTTAGCTGTACCAGTTGTGTGGGGACCAAGTGAAGTCCATAAGGAGGAGGGATTAGGAATACATCATTCTTCAGAAACCGAAGCAAGAGCTAGCTGCCAGGACGAGGATGGCCGAGTAACCTCAGTTTGTCCAACCAGCAATAGTATAAGTGACCATGATTCAACATATCAGGATCCAGATCCTGTAGTGCCTGTTGATCATATAGAATCTGATGGTAATCGTGCACAAGATGGAAATTTGGCTCCATGTTCTACTCGAGAAGACCCCGATTTTGCTAATAATCCAATGATGAAGCAAGTGGAAGTCGATCAATTTACTCCACTGCCTTATTCATCCACTTCCCTTTGGAGTGGTATTGAGGCAGAATGTTTTCTGCTCGGGCTCTACATTTTCGGCAAAAACCTAAGTCTGTTGAGCAGGTTTGTTGGGAATAAAACCATTGGGGATGTGCTTTGCTACTACTATGGAAAGTTCTACAAAAGAGATGCATATAAAAGATGGTCGGACTGCAGAAAAGCACGAACTAGGAGATGCATTCTTGGGGAACGCATTTTTACAAGTTGGCGGCAGCAGGAGATTATCTCTCGTCTGAAATCTGTAGCACTCAAAGAAGCTCATGATTCATTGGCAGAG ATTTTCAAATCTTTCAATGACGGACAAACATCTTTAGAAGATTTTGTATTTGCTCTGAAATCCACTGTTGGAATAGAAGCTGTTGTGGAGGCTGTTGGAATTGGTAAAGAGAAGCATGATTTGACTGGATTTGTCCTGGACCCATCCAAACCAAATCAAGCTCTTTCTGGTCATCCTGACATGCCTACAGGCAAAGATTGTTCCTCCCTCGCTTCGGAAGATATAATTAAGTTCTTAACAGGTGATTTCAGAAGAAGCAAGACAAGATCAAACGATCTTTTTTGGGAAGCTGTCTGGCCCCGTTTGCTTGCAAGAGGGTGGCATTCGGAGCAGCCAAAAGATGTCAGCACAACTAAGAATAGCCTTGTTTTTCTTGTGCCGGGTATAAAAAGATTCTCAAGAGGTGACCTCACTAGAGGCACTCATTATTTTGATTCTGTCAGTGATGTGCTTAAACAAGTGGCAGCGGATCCTGTCCTTCTAGACATAGAGGTTGGTGGAATGGACTATGGTGTTACGGCTGAGCAAAATGGCGATGCCACAGACTTGAACCTGAACCAAGATGATCCTTTGGATGGTAATCAGGAGCTTCCAAGGTACACAATTATTGATACTACCTTGGTACAGGGAGCAGAGCCCTTAAGAGTCAGGGAACTGAGGAGACTACCTGCTGATGCAAAAATTCGTCCTGGCACTTCACGTCATTCACGCAATATTGTGAATGTCAGTTCATCAGAGGAGCAAGATGTGAATAATCGATTGTTAGTTGACCAGGAATACTGTGGACAAGTTGCAGCTGATGTGAACGACACTGAAATGGTTTGGGCGTACAATGTAGGGAAAGAAACACAAGATGATTCGTTGCAAAACATGATGGCTGCATCCTGCTCAGATTTTCCAGTCAATGGCCATTCTTCTAATGGCAGTGGTAACAAAATTGATTTAACATGCTTATTTGACCCCAAAAGAAAAACTGAAAGGCGCAAGTATTTATCCCCAGtgtcgaagcgaagaagattatcTAGCTGTAATACTGATCAGACAAGTCGGCGCAGCTTTAATTTTTCCAAGGGAGACGGTTCAGCGAAAGAGAAAATAAAGGCACCATCAACCTCATCGAAACCAACTGTCCGTGATGTTTGtggtaattttcggatcaaaacaACTGCAGGATGTTCCACAGAGAAGCCACGTGAGCAGATAAGAGATGCATCAAACGCTCTTACCAGTGACAGGTGGAATGAGAAGATGAAAGTAAAGAACTTAAATGAGCACAAGAAGGTGAATGTGAAGAACTTAAATGACAAGTCATTTGAGTGCAAGGTTGACACGGTGCCTGAAGTTTATTCAAAGATCACCATCACAGAGGCAAAATTTGGCAAAGGGGCTCAAGTTAGTAGCTTGGCTGGTCAGGTTAAACAGGAGGCACCACTAGATGGCAAGACAAGCGCAAGAGTGCGTGCCATGCCATCAGACGATCATGGTCACATGAAGTCTGAGGAAGTTCCCTCCATATCGAATGGCAATCAGGTCCGTGATCCAGAGGTAACAGGAGGACCTGCTAACCCACAAGCTGATCTGGCTTCGCAGGCGGATTCTCGTAGGCACGGAACCAGAAATAGGCCTCCCACAGCAAAAGCTCTGGAAGCGGTTGCCCTGGGGTTCCTTGGAGGAAAACGCAAGGGTGAACCCAAAAGCCCTGGAACAAGCAGGCCTCCCCAGAGACCTCGCAAGCCCAGTAAAGACTGGGTTTATGCACCTACAAGTAGTGACACAGACAACCCCAGCATGGAGCCTGATTCTCCAAGGTGA